CCTCAAAATTTCAAAACATAAATTTCTTTTTTAACATAAGTAAAAAAATAAGCCATTTCAATTCCTTACTTTTAGAGTATTCAACTCAAATTCAACTATTGTGAATCGAAAAAACATACTCATTACTGGAGCTAGTTCTGGTTTAGGAAAAGGAATGGCCATAGAATTTGCCAAACAAGGCTGCAATTTAGCGCTATGTGCCAGGCGTACAGAAAAGCTCGAAGCTCTTAAAGAAGAACTACTTAACATTAACAGTAATATCTCTGTTTTTATTCGACCTTTAGATGTCACTAAGCAAGAAAATGTATTTTCAGTTTTCAATAGCTTCAATGAAGATTTTAAAACTCAAAACGGAACTTTAGATAGAGTAATTGTGAATGCTGGAATGGGAAAAGGAGCTTCTATTGGAAAAGGCTTTGCAAACCAGAATATGCAGACTGCTGTTACAAATTTCTGCGGTGCCTTAAATCAAATGGAAGCGGCTATGGAAATTTTTAGAGCACAAAACTCTGGCCATTTAGTTGTAATCTCCTCTATGTCTGCTTTCAGAGGTTATCCAAGAGCAATGTCAGTTTATGCAGCCACAAAAGCAGGTGTTAGAAGTTTAGCCGAAGGAATTAGAGCAGATGTTTTGAAAAAACCAATTAATGTTTCTACCATATTTCCGGGATATATTCAATCTGAAATGACAGATTCTATTGGTAAACCTCCACCGTTTATGATTCCTTTAGAAAAAGGTTCTAAACTTTTAGTCAAAGCCATCAATAAAGAAAAAGCAAATGCCTTTGTTCCTTTTTGGCCTTGGCGTTTTTTCAAATTACTAATGCCGTTTTTCACATTAAAAATGTTGAGAAAATTTTAAGCTATATCCTTATGAATTTCAGTCCTTCTCAAAAATCTAAAGACTATTTAAGTCGACTAAAAAAGTTCATGGAGCAACATGTATATCCAATAGAACATGAATTTACTCAATATTACAAACAACATAATTCTTCGGGAAACTGGAAAGAATGGACAGAACACCCCAAATTAGAACATTTGAAAGAGCTTGCTAAGGAAGCTGGTTTATGGAATTTGTTCTTGCCTGATAACGAATTAGGACAAGGATTAAGCGTACTTGATTATGCGCCACTCGCAGAAGAAATGGGACGTGTTTACAATGCAGCAGAAATTTTTAATTGTAATGCTCCTGATACAGGAAATATGGAAGTACTGTATCATTTTGGTTCCAATGATCAGAAAAAAGAATGGTTACAGCCTTTACTTGATGGAAAAATAAAATCTGTATTCTGTATGACAGAACCTGATGTGGCTTCTTCTGATGCAACAAATATAGAAACCTCCATAATTGAAGATGGAGACGATATTGTAATCAATGGAAAGAAATGGTGGTCTACAGGATTAGGACATCCTATGGCTAAGTTGGCAATTGTATTGGGAAAAACCGACACTTCTCAAGAAAAACACAAACAGCACAGTATGGTGTTAGTTCCATTGGATACACCTGGAGTAGAAATTAAGCGCATGCAAAATACATTTGGCGTATATGATGCTCCTGCTGGACATGGTGAAGTTCATTTTACCAATGTACGTGTTCCTAAAAAGAATTTAATTATGGATTTTGGAGCTGGTTTCGCCATTGCACAAGGAAGATTAGGGCCAGGAAGAATTCATCATTGTATGCGTTGTATTGGCGCAGCTGAACGTGCTTTACAATTAGCCATAATTAGAAGTGGAACCAGACAAGCTTTCGGAAAACCTTTGGCTAAACTCGGTGGAAATTCTGAACAGTTTGCTAAAGCAAGAATTGCAATAGATCAAGCTAGATTACTAACACATTATGCAGCATGGAAAATTGATGAACATGGTGTAAAAAATAGCATGACTGAAATTTCTGCCATAAAAGTAGTTGCACCTAACGTCTTACAAGAAGTGAGTGATATGGCTATGCAGATTCATGGAGGAGCGGGATTATCAGATGATTTTCCTTTAATTAATTTCTTTATACAAGCTCGAGCTTTACGATTAGCTGATGGACCAGACGAAGTTCATTTACGAATGATTTCTAGACTTGAATTTAAAAAATACTTGAGCTAATGTCGAACACAATTAAAGATCTTGAAAAACAACAACGCTCAGGTGAGGAATTAGACCTTAAGAGTTTATTACCTTGGATTAAAAATCATATTCCAACTATTGATGATAATCCTACAATAACACAATTCTCAGGAGGAGCGTCAAATTGGACGTATCGCCTAAAGTTTAATCAGCATGATATTATTCTTAGACGAGCACCACTTGGAAAAAAAGCAGCAGGAGCGCATGATATGCCAAGAGAATTTAAACTGCAGCAAAAATTAAAACCTCATTATCCTTATGTTCCAGAAATGATTGCTGTTTGTGAAGACGAATCTGTATTAGGATCTACCTTTTATTTGATGGAACGATTGGAAGGAATTATTCTTAGAAAAAATCCTCCCAAAGGAATTCATTGGGACGAAGATACGGTAAGAAAAATATGCTATTCTTTCTGGGATAAAATGATTCATTTACACAATGTAGATTACAAAAAAGAAGGATTACAAGATTTAGGAAAAGGTGAAGGCTATATTGAACGTCAAATTCTAGGTTGGAATAAACGATATATAAATGCTAAAACTTGGAATGTTCCTTCAGGGAAAAAGGTCAGACAATGGTTAGAAAACAATATGCCGAAGGAAGAAAATCTTTGTATAATTCACAATGATTTTCGATTAGATAATGTTGTAATCGATCCGTCAGATCCAGAAAATATCCTAGGTGTTTTAGATTGGGAATTGGCTGCTATCGGTGATCCTTTAATGGATTTAGGAAACAGCTTAGCCTATTGGGTGCAAGAACAAGATGATTTCTTCGTGAAATCCATCAGAAGACAACCGAGTAATATTCCTGGTATGTTAACCAGACAAGAAATTATAGATTACTATTGCCAACAAACAGGCAGAACAATTGAAGATTTCCGTTTTTATAGAGTTTACGGATTATTCCGACTCGCAGGAATTGTTCAACAAATCTACTTCAGATACTCAAAAGGATATACAAAAAACAAAGCTTTTAAAAACTTTTGGTTAATCTCTATTTACCTTATCAAAACTTGTGAAAATATTATAAAACGTAAAAAGTAACTTCTAACAACACCCCTTATGAATTTAAAAAAATTGAATGCTTTATATCCTAACAAAATTGCTTTTATTACTGGAGCAGGTTCTGGATTGGGCGCAGCTTTTGCTAAAGTACTTTCTGAAAATAATTGGACACTTCATTTAAGTGATATCAATGAAAATGCTTTAAAAAATGTAGTTGGAGATTTAAAAACAAATGAAAAAATATTTCAATATACATTAGATGTTGGCGATAAGCATCAATTTGAAAAAGTTGTTCAAGAAGTATTTAAAAACACCGAATCCGTAGATGTGGTCATTAATAACGCAGGAATTGGCGATGGTCTTTTATTTAAAGATTATCCTGTGGACAAATGGGAAAAGATGATAGAGATTAATCTTATGGGAACTTTTTACGGTTGTCATTTTTTTTCACCTCATTTAATCAAACAAAAAAGAGGATTGTTACTTAACGTAGGTAGTTCTGCTGGTTTTATGAATGCGCCTGCTATGTCCGCATACAGCACATCAAAAGCTGCGGTTTATTCATTATCAGAATCATTACACCATGAATTAAAGCCCTATAATATTCAAGTAAGTGTATTAACTCCGACGTTTTTCAAAACGAATATTATGGAAAATGCAAGTTCTCCAGTAATGAAAGGGTATGCCGAAAAACAAATGAAATACTCCAAAACAAATGCAGAT
This genomic window from Tenacibaculum sp. 190524A05c contains:
- a CDS encoding SDR family oxidoreductase; the encoded protein is MNRKNILITGASSGLGKGMAIEFAKQGCNLALCARRTEKLEALKEELLNINSNISVFIRPLDVTKQENVFSVFNSFNEDFKTQNGTLDRVIVNAGMGKGASIGKGFANQNMQTAVTNFCGALNQMEAAMEIFRAQNSGHLVVISSMSAFRGYPRAMSVYAATKAGVRSLAEGIRADVLKKPINVSTIFPGYIQSEMTDSIGKPPPFMIPLEKGSKLLVKAINKEKANAFVPFWPWRFFKLLMPFFTLKMLRKF
- a CDS encoding phosphotransferase family protein is translated as MSNTIKDLEKQQRSGEELDLKSLLPWIKNHIPTIDDNPTITQFSGGASNWTYRLKFNQHDIILRRAPLGKKAAGAHDMPREFKLQQKLKPHYPYVPEMIAVCEDESVLGSTFYLMERLEGIILRKNPPKGIHWDEDTVRKICYSFWDKMIHLHNVDYKKEGLQDLGKGEGYIERQILGWNKRYINAKTWNVPSGKKVRQWLENNMPKEENLCIIHNDFRLDNVVIDPSDPENILGVLDWELAAIGDPLMDLGNSLAYWVQEQDDFFVKSIRRQPSNIPGMLTRQEIIDYYCQQTGRTIEDFRFYRVYGLFRLAGIVQQIYFRYSKGYTKNKAFKNFWLISIYLIKTCENIIKRKK
- a CDS encoding acyl-CoA dehydrogenase family protein, which translates into the protein MNFSPSQKSKDYLSRLKKFMEQHVYPIEHEFTQYYKQHNSSGNWKEWTEHPKLEHLKELAKEAGLWNLFLPDNELGQGLSVLDYAPLAEEMGRVYNAAEIFNCNAPDTGNMEVLYHFGSNDQKKEWLQPLLDGKIKSVFCMTEPDVASSDATNIETSIIEDGDDIVINGKKWWSTGLGHPMAKLAIVLGKTDTSQEKHKQHSMVLVPLDTPGVEIKRMQNTFGVYDAPAGHGEVHFTNVRVPKKNLIMDFGAGFAIAQGRLGPGRIHHCMRCIGAAERALQLAIIRSGTRQAFGKPLAKLGGNSEQFAKARIAIDQARLLTHYAAWKIDEHGVKNSMTEISAIKVVAPNVLQEVSDMAMQIHGGAGLSDDFPLINFFIQARALRLADGPDEVHLRMISRLEFKKYLS
- a CDS encoding SDR family NAD(P)-dependent oxidoreductase, with the protein product MNLKKLNALYPNKIAFITGAGSGLGAAFAKVLSENNWTLHLSDINENALKNVVGDLKTNEKIFQYTLDVGDKHQFEKVVQEVFKNTESVDVVINNAGIGDGLLFKDYPVDKWEKMIEINLMGTFYGCHFFSPHLIKQKRGLLLNVGSSAGFMNAPAMSAYSTSKAAVYSLSESLHHELKPYNIQVSVLTPTFFKTNIMENASSPVMKGYAEKQMKYSKTNADEVAEITLDKAAKGKFQIIHPTDAKTKFFLKKWLPKLVAKEYHKMMTKLVKMNG